One part of the Streptomyces lydicus genome encodes these proteins:
- a CDS encoding ABC transporter ATP-binding protein, with protein MAHGDGAAPAPGPTSGAAGPGEPLLEVRDLVKHFPLTRGVVFRKQVGAVKAVDGVSFTLRKGETLGIVGESGCGKSTVAKLLVALERPTAGRIRYRGEDISRLSGRAMKAVRRNIQMVFQDPYTSLNPRMTVGDIIGEPYEIHPEVAPKGDRRRKVRELLDVVGLNPEYINRYPHQFSGGQRQRIGIARGLALRPEIIVADEPVSALDVSVQAQVVNLLEQLQDEFDLSYVFIAHDLSVVRHLSDRVAVMYLGRIAETGTDEQIYDHPTHPYTQALLSAVPVPDPDARGARDRILLTGDVPSPADPPSGCPFRTRCWKARDVCAEVVPPLAVPAVFAADEGPVRHPSACHFAEERKVVPSG; from the coding sequence ATGGCGCACGGTGACGGGGCCGCGCCCGCGCCCGGCCCCACGTCCGGGGCGGCCGGGCCCGGCGAACCGCTCCTGGAGGTCCGCGACCTGGTCAAGCACTTCCCGCTGACCCGGGGCGTGGTCTTCCGGAAGCAGGTGGGCGCGGTCAAGGCCGTCGACGGGGTCTCCTTCACCCTCCGCAAGGGCGAAACCCTCGGCATCGTCGGCGAATCGGGCTGCGGGAAGTCCACCGTCGCCAAGCTGCTGGTCGCCCTGGAACGCCCGACGGCGGGCCGGATCCGGTACCGCGGCGAGGACATCAGCCGGCTCTCGGGCCGGGCGATGAAGGCCGTCCGCCGCAACATCCAGATGGTCTTCCAGGACCCCTACACCTCCCTGAACCCCCGGATGACCGTCGGCGACATCATCGGCGAGCCCTACGAGATCCACCCCGAGGTGGCCCCCAAGGGGGACCGCCGGCGGAAGGTCCGGGAACTCCTGGACGTGGTCGGGCTCAACCCCGAGTACATCAACCGCTACCCGCACCAGTTCTCCGGCGGCCAGCGCCAGCGCATCGGCATCGCCCGCGGCCTCGCGCTGCGCCCCGAGATCATCGTCGCCGACGAACCGGTCTCCGCGCTGGACGTCTCCGTACAGGCCCAAGTGGTCAATCTGCTGGAGCAGTTGCAGGACGAGTTCGACCTCTCCTACGTCTTCATCGCGCACGACCTGTCGGTGGTCCGCCACCTCTCCGACCGGGTCGCGGTGATGTACCTGGGCCGGATCGCGGAGACCGGCACCGACGAGCAGATCTACGACCACCCCACCCACCCGTACACCCAGGCGCTGCTCTCCGCCGTGCCCGTACCGGACCCGGACGCCCGGGGCGCCCGCGACCGGATCCTGCTGACCGGCGACGTCCCCTCGCCCGCCGACCCACCGTCCGGCTGCCCGTTCCGCACCCGCTGCTGGAAGGCCCGGGACGTCTGCGCGGAAGTCGTCCCGCCGCTGGCGGTGCCCGCGGTGTTCGCGGCGGACGAGGGCCCGGTGCGGCACCCCTCGGCCTGTCACTTCGCCGAGGAGCGCAAGGTCGTACCGAGCGGCTGA
- a CDS encoding ABC transporter ATP-binding protein — MTNGAPTAGGGAPAALLDVRDLRVEFRTRDGVAKAVNGVSCRVAPGQTLAVLGESGSGKSVTAQAVMGILDSPPGYVTGGEIVFQGRDLLTLRKEERRKVRGASMAMIFQDALSALNPVLSVGAQLGEMFQVHEGMSRKAARGRAIELMERVGIPAARARVGDYPHQFSGGMRQRIMIAMALALGPDLIIADEPTTALDVTVQAQVMDLLAELQRELTMGLILITHDLGVVADVADTIAVMYAGRIVETAPVHQLYRAPAHPYTRGLLDSVPRLDHKGRRLYAIKGLPPNLTAIPPGCPFNPRCPLAQDVCRSELPPLYEAGPGRASACHFWKETLDGAR; from the coding sequence ATGACGAACGGTGCTCCCACGGCCGGGGGCGGCGCGCCGGCGGCCCTGCTCGACGTGCGGGACCTGCGGGTGGAGTTCCGTACCCGGGACGGGGTCGCGAAGGCCGTCAACGGCGTCAGCTGCCGGGTGGCGCCGGGGCAGACGCTGGCGGTGCTGGGCGAGTCCGGCTCCGGCAAGTCCGTCACCGCGCAGGCGGTGATGGGCATCCTGGACTCGCCGCCCGGCTATGTCACCGGCGGCGAGATCGTCTTCCAGGGCCGCGATCTGCTGACCCTGCGCAAGGAGGAGCGGCGCAAGGTCCGGGGTGCCAGCATGGCCATGATCTTCCAGGACGCGCTGTCCGCGCTGAACCCGGTCCTCAGCGTCGGGGCCCAGCTGGGGGAGATGTTCCAGGTCCATGAGGGGATGTCCCGCAAGGCGGCCCGCGGCCGGGCGATCGAGCTGATGGAGCGGGTCGGCATCCCGGCGGCCCGGGCACGGGTGGGGGACTACCCGCACCAGTTCTCCGGCGGGATGCGCCAGCGCATCATGATCGCGATGGCGCTGGCCCTCGGCCCGGACCTGATCATCGCGGACGAGCCCACCACCGCGCTGGACGTCACCGTCCAGGCGCAGGTGATGGACCTGCTGGCGGAGCTCCAGCGCGAGCTGACCATGGGGCTGATCCTGATCACCCACGACCTGGGCGTGGTCGCGGACGTCGCCGACACCATCGCGGTGATGTACGCGGGCCGGATCGTGGAGACCGCGCCGGTCCACCAGCTCTACCGGGCGCCCGCGCACCCGTACACCCGCGGGCTGCTGGACTCCGTCCCGCGGCTGGACCACAAGGGACGGCGGCTGTACGCGATCAAGGGGCTGCCGCCCAATCTGACGGCTATTCCGCCGGGCTGCCCCTTCAACCCGCGCTGCCCGCTCGCCCAGGACGTCTGCCGCAGCGAGCTGCCGCCGCTGTACGAGGCCGGTCCCGGCCGGGCCAGCGCCTGCCACTTCTGGAAGGAGACCCTCGATGGCGCACGGTGA
- a CDS encoding ABC transporter permease produces the protein MPESYVPKEAIGHGDGGSAALAIGEAESLERRPGAAPPGAGPPAGPLGKPRSLWSDAWHDLRRNPVFVLSALVIVFLVVIAIWPQLIATGNPYRADLAKAQQGSQPGHPFGFDTQGRDVYTRVVYGARASITVGVCATAGAALLGSLLGGLAGFFGSWSDTLLSRLADIFFGIPVILGGLVFLSVVTSTTVWPVVGFIVLLGWPQISRIARGSVVTAKQNDYVQAARALGAGNGRMLLRHIAPNAVAPVIVVATIALGTYIALEATLSYLGAGLKPPTVSWGIDISTASTYIRSAPHMLLWPAGALSITVLAFIMLGDAVRDALDPKLR, from the coding sequence ATGCCTGAGTCCTACGTCCCCAAGGAAGCCATCGGCCACGGCGACGGCGGCTCCGCCGCGCTGGCCATCGGCGAGGCGGAGTCGCTGGAGCGCCGGCCGGGCGCCGCACCGCCCGGCGCCGGTCCGCCCGCCGGCCCCCTCGGCAAGCCGCGCAGCCTGTGGAGCGACGCCTGGCACGACCTGCGCCGCAACCCGGTCTTCGTGCTGTCCGCGCTGGTCATCGTCTTCCTGGTGGTCATCGCGATCTGGCCGCAGCTGATCGCCACCGGCAACCCGTACCGCGCGGACCTGGCCAAGGCGCAGCAGGGCTCCCAGCCCGGCCACCCCTTCGGCTTCGACACCCAGGGCCGGGACGTCTACACCCGGGTCGTCTACGGGGCCCGCGCCTCGATCACCGTGGGCGTCTGCGCCACCGCCGGCGCGGCGCTGCTCGGCAGCCTGCTCGGCGGCCTCGCGGGCTTCTTCGGCAGCTGGTCGGACACCCTGCTGTCCCGGCTCGCCGACATCTTCTTCGGCATCCCGGTGATCCTCGGCGGCCTGGTCTTCCTGTCCGTGGTCACCAGCACCACGGTCTGGCCGGTGGTCGGGTTCATCGTGCTGCTCGGGTGGCCGCAGATCTCCCGGATCGCCCGCGGCTCGGTCGTCACCGCCAAGCAGAACGACTACGTGCAGGCCGCGCGGGCGCTGGGGGCCGGCAACGGGCGGATGCTGCTGCGGCACATCGCGCCCAACGCCGTCGCCCCGGTCATCGTCGTCGCCACCATCGCGCTCGGCACGTACATCGCCCTGGAGGCCACCCTGTCCTATCTGGGCGCGGGCCTGAAGCCGCCCACCGTCTCCTGGGGCATCGACATCTCCACGGCCTCCACCTACATCCGCAGCGCCCCGCACATGCTGCTGTGGCCGGCCGGCGCGCTGAGCATCACGGTGCTGGCGTTCATCATGCTCGGCGACGCGGTGCGCGACGCCCTCGACCCCAAGTTGCGCTGA
- a CDS encoding ABC transporter permease — MGRYVARRLLQMIPVFVGSTFLLFFMVYALGDPVAAMFGDRAPDPATAAQIRRDLYLDQPLWKQYVHYMGQIFQGNFGTAFNGQSVTELMASAFPVTLRLTIVAVVIEMLVGVVLGVFSGLRRGRSIDTGVLLASLVVVSVPTFVSGYLLQFVFGVRWEWAAPSVAPEAPLNELLLPGLVLALVSLAYVTRLTRTSIAENARADYVRTAVAKGLPRHRVISRHLLRNSLIPVVTFIGTDVGALMGGAIVTERIFNIHGVGYQLYQGILRQNSPTVVGFVTILVLVFLAANLLVDLLYAVLDPRIRYA, encoded by the coding sequence ATGGGACGGTATGTGGCCCGGCGGCTGCTGCAGATGATCCCCGTGTTCGTCGGCAGCACCTTTCTCCTCTTCTTCATGGTGTACGCGCTGGGCGACCCGGTGGCCGCGATGTTCGGCGACCGGGCGCCGGACCCCGCCACCGCCGCGCAGATCCGCCGCGACCTCTACCTCGACCAGCCGCTGTGGAAGCAGTACGTGCACTACATGGGGCAGATCTTCCAGGGGAATTTCGGCACCGCGTTCAACGGGCAGTCCGTCACCGAGCTGATGGCCTCGGCCTTCCCGGTCACCCTGCGGCTGACGATCGTCGCCGTCGTCATCGAGATGCTGGTGGGCGTCGTGCTGGGCGTCTTCAGCGGGCTGCGGCGCGGCCGCAGCATCGACACCGGGGTGCTGCTCGCCTCCCTCGTCGTGGTGTCCGTCCCGACGTTCGTGAGCGGCTATCTCCTGCAGTTCGTGTTCGGTGTCCGGTGGGAATGGGCCGCACCGTCCGTCGCCCCGGAGGCGCCGCTGAACGAACTGCTGCTGCCCGGACTGGTACTGGCGCTGGTCTCCCTCGCGTACGTGACCCGGCTGACCCGCACCTCGATCGCGGAGAACGCCCGCGCCGATTACGTCCGTACCGCCGTCGCCAAAGGACTTCCCCGGCACCGCGTCATCAGCCGCCATCTGCTGCGGAATTCACTGATCCCGGTCGTCACCTTCATCGGCACCGATGTCGGCGCCCTGATGGGCGGCGCCATCGTCACCGAGCGCATCTTCAACATCCATGGCGTCGGATACCAGCTCTACCAGGGAATCCTGCGGCAGAACTCACCGACCGTCGTGGGCTTCGTGACGATCCTGGTGCTGGTCTTCCTCGCCGCGAACCTCCTCGTCGATCTGCTCTACGCCGTCCTCGACCCGAGGATCCGCTATGCCTGA
- a CDS encoding peptide ABC transporter substrate-binding protein has translation MRRPGCAKWGAGALAVALVATACGGGSAGRSGVVSSSWGDPQNPLEPANTNEVQGGKVLDMLFRGLKRYDPRTGAAQNVLADRIETTDSQHYTVVLKPGWTFSNGEKVTAKSFVDAWNYGAQLRNKQKNAAFFQYIDGFDRVHPATGAPTATTLSGLAVKDARTFTVALNQKFSSWPDTLGYTAFMPLPRAFFKDHAAWVDKPVGNGPYLVDSYDKGSVMRMRKWAKYPGDDPARNGGIDLRVYTDNNTAYTDLQAGNLDLVDDVPAAQLTHVKQDLGGRYLNQPAGIIQTLTFPMYDKRWSRPGSDKVRRGLSMAIDRAQITQEIFQRTRTPATDWTSPVLGKAGGYQAGLCGAACVFDPARARQLIKEGGGLPGGRMTLTYNADTGSHKDWIDAICNSINRTLRDDRACVGAPVGTFADFRNKIAARTMTGPFRAGWQMDYPLIQNFLQPLYYSNGSANDGKFSNPRFDTLVNQANAATNSGAAVAKFQDAERILAQQMPSIPLWYQNGSGGYSERISNVSLNAFGVPVYNQIKVN, from the coding sequence ATGCGTCGACCCGGGTGCGCGAAGTGGGGGGCCGGCGCCCTCGCCGTCGCGCTCGTGGCCACGGCGTGCGGCGGCGGGAGTGCCGGCCGCTCCGGGGTGGTCAGCTCCTCGTGGGGGGATCCGCAGAATCCGCTGGAGCCGGCGAACACCAACGAGGTCCAGGGCGGCAAGGTCCTGGACATGCTGTTCCGCGGCCTCAAGCGGTACGACCCGAGGACCGGCGCCGCGCAGAACGTCCTCGCGGACCGGATCGAGACGACGGACTCCCAGCACTACACGGTGGTGCTGAAGCCCGGCTGGACCTTCAGCAACGGCGAGAAGGTCACCGCCAAGTCCTTCGTGGACGCCTGGAATTACGGGGCGCAGCTGCGCAACAAGCAGAAGAACGCGGCGTTCTTCCAGTACATCGACGGCTTCGACCGGGTGCATCCGGCGACCGGCGCACCGACCGCCACGACGCTGTCCGGGCTGGCGGTGAAGGACGCGCGGACCTTCACCGTGGCGCTCAACCAGAAGTTCTCCAGCTGGCCGGACACGCTGGGCTACACGGCCTTCATGCCGCTGCCGCGGGCGTTCTTCAAGGACCACGCCGCCTGGGTGGACAAGCCCGTCGGGAACGGCCCGTACCTGGTGGACTCCTACGACAAGGGGTCCGTGATGCGGATGCGGAAGTGGGCGAAGTACCCGGGCGACGACCCGGCCCGCAACGGCGGCATCGACCTGCGGGTGTACACGGACAACAACACCGCCTACACGGACCTGCAGGCCGGGAACCTCGACCTGGTGGACGACGTGCCGGCCGCGCAGCTGACGCACGTCAAGCAGGACCTGGGCGGCCGCTACCTCAACCAGCCGGCCGGGATCATCCAGACCCTGACCTTTCCCATGTACGACAAGCGGTGGTCGCGGCCGGGCTCGGACAAGGTCCGGCGCGGCCTGTCGATGGCGATCGACCGCGCGCAGATCACCCAGGAGATCTTCCAGCGGACCCGGACGCCGGCCACCGACTGGACCTCGCCGGTGCTGGGGAAGGCGGGCGGGTACCAGGCCGGGCTGTGCGGTGCGGCCTGCGTGTTCGATCCGGCCCGCGCACGGCAGCTGATCAAGGAGGGCGGCGGGCTGCCCGGCGGGCGGATGACGCTCACGTACAACGCCGACACCGGGTCGCACAAGGACTGGATCGACGCGATCTGCAACAGCATCAACCGGACGCTGCGGGACGACCGGGCGTGCGTGGGGGCGCCGGTCGGGACGTTCGCCGATTTCCGCAACAAGATCGCGGCCAGGACGATGACCGGGCCGTTCCGGGCCGGCTGGCAGATGGACTACCCGCTGATCCAGAACTTCCTGCAGCCGCTGTATTACTCCAACGGCTCGGCGAACGACGGCAAGTTCAGCAATCCCCGGTTCGACACCCTCGTCAATCAGGCGAACGCGGCGACGAATTCCGGTGCGGCCGTCGCGAAGTTCCAGGACGCGGAGCGGATTCTCGCCCAGCAGATGCCGTCCATTCCGCTGTGGTACCAGAACGGCAGCGGCGGCTATTCGGAACGGATCAGCAATGTGTCGCTGAACGCATTCGGTGTGCCCGTCTACAACCAGATCAAGGTCAACTGA
- the typA gene encoding translational GTPase TypA: MPTRHDIRNVAIVAHVDHGKTTLVDAMLKQAGAFAEHAAEKLDDRMMDSNDLEREKGITILAKNTAVKYHPKDGGEPITINIIDTPGHADFGGEVERGLSMVDAVVLLVDASEGPLPQTRFVLRKALAARMPVILCINKTDRPDSRIDEVVNETYDLFLDLDADEDQIEFPIVYACARDGVASLTKPDDGTVPSDSTNLEPFFTTLLEHVPAPEYDETAPLQAHVTNLDADNFLGRIALLRVEQGELRKGQNVAWIKRDGSISNVRITELMMTEALTRKPAEVAGPGDICAVAGIPDIMIGETLADPENPIALPLITVDEPAISMTIGTNTSPLVGRGGTGKGADAKAAVKDRKVTARQVKDRLERELIGNVSLRVLETERPDAWEVQGRGELALAILVEQMRREGFEMTIGKPQVVTKQVDGKTYEPVERMTIDVPEEHMGAVTQLMGVRKGRMDNMSNHGSGWVRMEFVVPSRGLIGFRTEFLTNTRGTGIAHSIHEGHEPWFGTLTTRNNGSLVADRSGSVTAFAMTNLQERGVLFTDPGTEVYEGMIVGENSRADDMDVNITKEKKLTNMRSSSADSFEAIVPPRKLSLEQSLEFCRDDECVEVTPEAVRIRKVVLDQKERGRTASRAKR, encoded by the coding sequence GTGCCCACGCGCCACGACATTCGTAACGTAGCCATCGTCGCCCACGTCGACCACGGCAAGACGACCCTCGTCGACGCCATGCTGAAGCAGGCCGGCGCGTTCGCCGAGCACGCCGCCGAGAAGCTCGACGACCGGATGATGGACTCCAACGACCTGGAGCGTGAGAAGGGCATCACGATCCTCGCCAAGAACACGGCGGTGAAGTATCACCCCAAGGACGGCGGGGAGCCCATCACGATCAACATCATCGACACCCCCGGCCACGCCGACTTCGGTGGTGAGGTCGAGCGCGGTCTGTCGATGGTCGACGCGGTCGTCCTGCTGGTCGACGCCTCCGAGGGTCCGCTGCCCCAGACCCGCTTCGTGCTCCGCAAGGCCCTCGCGGCCCGTATGCCGGTCATCCTGTGCATCAACAAGACCGACCGTCCGGACTCCCGGATCGACGAGGTCGTCAACGAGACCTACGACCTGTTCCTGGACCTGGACGCGGACGAGGACCAGATCGAGTTCCCGATCGTCTACGCCTGCGCCCGTGACGGCGTCGCGTCGCTGACGAAGCCGGACGACGGCACCGTCCCGTCCGACAGCACCAACCTGGAGCCGTTCTTCACCACGCTGCTGGAGCACGTCCCCGCGCCCGAGTACGACGAGACCGCCCCGCTGCAGGCGCACGTCACCAACCTCGACGCGGACAACTTCCTCGGCCGCATCGCGCTGCTCCGCGTCGAGCAGGGCGAGCTGCGCAAGGGTCAGAACGTCGCCTGGATCAAGCGCGACGGCTCGATCTCCAACGTCCGCATCACCGAGCTGATGATGACCGAGGCGCTCACCCGCAAGCCGGCCGAGGTGGCCGGCCCGGGCGACATCTGCGCGGTCGCCGGTATCCCCGACATCATGATCGGCGAGACGCTGGCCGACCCGGAGAACCCGATCGCGCTGCCGCTGATCACGGTCGACGAGCCGGCGATCTCCATGACCATCGGTACCAACACCTCGCCGCTGGTCGGCCGGGGCGGCACCGGCAAGGGCGCGGACGCCAAGGCCGCGGTCAAGGACCGCAAGGTCACCGCGCGCCAGGTCAAGGACCGTCTGGAGCGCGAGCTGATCGGTAACGTCTCGCTGCGCGTGCTGGAGACCGAGCGCCCCGACGCCTGGGAGGTGCAGGGCCGCGGTGAGCTGGCGCTGGCCATCCTGGTCGAGCAGATGCGCCGCGAGGGCTTCGAGATGACCATCGGCAAGCCGCAGGTCGTCACCAAGCAGGTCGACGGCAAGACCTACGAGCCCGTCGAGCGCATGACCATCGACGTGCCCGAGGAGCACATGGGCGCCGTCACCCAGCTCATGGGTGTCCGCAAGGGCCGGATGGACAACATGTCCAACCACGGCTCGGGCTGGGTCCGCATGGAGTTCGTCGTCCCGTCCCGCGGTCTGATCGGCTTCCGTACGGAGTTCCTCACCAACACCCGCGGTACCGGTATCGCGCACTCCATCCACGAGGGTCACGAGCCGTGGTTCGGCACGCTGACCACCCGTAACAACGGCTCCCTGGTCGCCGACCGCTCCGGTTCCGTCACCGCCTTCGCGATGACGAACCTCCAGGAGCGCGGCGTGCTCTTCACCGACCCGGGCACCGAGGTGTACGAGGGCATGATCGTCGGCGAGAACTCCCGCGCCGACGACATGGACGTCAACATCACCAAGGAGAAGAAGCTCACCAACATGCGCTCCTCCTCCGCCGACTCCTTCGAGGCGATCGTGCCGCCGCGCAAGCTGTCGCTGGAGCAGTCCCTGGAGTTCTGCCGCGACGACGAGTGCGTCGAGGTGACCCCGGAGGCCGTGCGCATCCGCAAGGTCGTCCTGGACCAGAAGGAGCGCGGTCGCACCGCCTCCCGCGCCAAGCGCTGA
- a CDS encoding ABC transporter family substrate-binding protein, whose protein sequence is MTDHDIPSARAARRRRIAALVAAGVLLPLPALAGCSADGQETSASASQDIAPAPRDELKDGGTVRWAIDAMPGTLNAFQADADATTTRITGAVLPSMFTVDANGAPQRNADYLDAADVSARDPKQVVTYKINHKARWSDGTAITAADFVAQWTALRGKDNAYWTARNAGYDRIGKVEQGANSREVKVTFARPYADWRSLFTPLYPRSVMGNANAFNDGAREKLQVGAGPFRLQKRDAEAGRVVLVRNPAWWGEPAKLSKIVLESLPGDKRAAALAAGSIDVAAVDQVAAKRVASARGPAAPGESRKAGSGNAGPQNAGERAAGRPGAAAAENSALRGYTVHKALEPAYTQLALNGSSGPLADDRVRRAVARAIDRQALADTVLKPLDLPSKPLGSHLLMAGQQGYQDHSDALGEQDAEAAQELLADAGWKREGGDRQQAGEKAGAPAPGAWRDSGDYGDEDGNASLDGDGRDDYGYEDDRWPGGSDDQGDGAYDGRNPGRPIPGHGGAPAHRDREGVRPSAAEAPLSFTGAVGSEVQQAALLRQSAAFYKDAAASEKKAADGDKESSAYGRYKRYKKRAAKALRAAEVIETGQAHGLPGSGGHPGAGRPAAGRTQDASAFRVGRLPAGDKTVRTALVRKNGKPLTLRFVLPDGAASEQLRTVGRRIAAMLAKIGVQTSVQRVSDASYFQDHIASGDYDLALYSWPGTAYPATDARPIYAKPQPAPDGSLTVEQNYTRVGSDRIDQLFDQAASELDEDSARTLVEQADARIWAAAGSIPLYQRPELVATKKSLANVGAFGFATPRFQDIGYTK, encoded by the coding sequence ATGACCGACCACGACATCCCCTCAGCCCGCGCGGCCCGCAGACGCCGCATCGCCGCGCTGGTCGCGGCGGGGGTGCTCCTCCCGCTGCCGGCGCTGGCCGGCTGCAGCGCCGACGGACAGGAGACGTCCGCCTCGGCGTCCCAGGACATCGCCCCGGCGCCGCGCGACGAGCTCAAGGACGGCGGCACCGTGCGCTGGGCGATCGACGCGATGCCCGGCACCCTCAACGCCTTCCAGGCCGACGCCGACGCCACCACCACCCGGATCACCGGCGCGGTCCTGCCCAGCATGTTCACCGTCGACGCCAACGGCGCCCCGCAGCGCAACGCCGACTACCTCGACGCCGCGGACGTCAGCGCCCGCGACCCCAAGCAGGTCGTCACGTACAAGATCAACCACAAGGCGCGGTGGAGCGACGGCACGGCGATCACCGCCGCGGACTTCGTCGCCCAGTGGACCGCGCTGCGCGGCAAGGACAACGCCTACTGGACCGCGCGCAACGCCGGCTACGACCGGATCGGCAAGGTCGAGCAGGGCGCGAACAGCCGCGAGGTCAAGGTCACCTTCGCCCGGCCCTACGCGGACTGGCGCTCGCTGTTCACCCCGCTCTACCCGCGGAGCGTGATGGGCAACGCCAACGCCTTCAACGACGGCGCGCGCGAGAAGCTCCAGGTCGGCGCGGGCCCCTTCCGGCTGCAGAAGCGGGACGCCGAGGCGGGCCGGGTCGTGCTCGTACGGAACCCGGCGTGGTGGGGCGAGCCGGCCAAGCTCAGCAAGATCGTGCTGGAGTCGCTGCCCGGGGACAAGCGGGCCGCGGCGCTGGCCGCCGGGTCCATCGACGTGGCCGCGGTCGACCAGGTCGCCGCGAAGCGGGTCGCCTCGGCCCGCGGTCCGGCCGCCCCCGGGGAGTCCCGCAAGGCCGGCTCCGGCAACGCGGGCCCCCAGAACGCCGGGGAGCGGGCCGCCGGCCGCCCCGGTGCGGCCGCCGCGGAGAACTCCGCGCTGCGCGGCTACACCGTCCACAAGGCCCTGGAGCCCGCCTACACCCAGCTCGCCCTCAACGGCAGCAGCGGCCCGCTCGCCGACGACCGGGTGCGCCGCGCGGTGGCCCGCGCCATCGACCGGCAGGCCCTCGCCGACACCGTCCTCAAGCCGCTCGACCTGCCGTCCAAGCCGCTCGGCAGCCATCTGCTGATGGCCGGGCAGCAGGGCTACCAGGACCACAGCGACGCGCTCGGCGAGCAGGACGCCGAGGCGGCGCAGGAGCTGCTCGCCGACGCCGGCTGGAAGCGCGAGGGCGGCGACCGCCAGCAGGCCGGCGAGAAGGCGGGCGCCCCCGCCCCCGGCGCCTGGCGCGACTCCGGCGACTACGGCGACGAGGACGGCAACGCGTCCCTGGACGGGGACGGCCGGGACGACTACGGCTACGAGGACGACCGCTGGCCCGGCGGCTCCGACGACCAGGGCGACGGCGCGTACGACGGCCGCAACCCGGGCCGCCCGATCCCCGGCCACGGCGGTGCGCCCGCCCACCGCGACCGGGAGGGCGTCCGCCCGTCCGCCGCGGAGGCGCCGCTGTCGTTCACCGGAGCGGTCGGTTCCGAGGTCCAGCAGGCCGCGCTGCTGCGGCAGAGCGCCGCGTTCTACAAGGACGCCGCGGCGAGCGAGAAGAAGGCGGCGGACGGCGACAAGGAGTCGTCGGCGTACGGCAGGTACAAGCGGTACAAGAAGCGCGCGGCGAAGGCACTGCGCGCCGCCGAGGTGATCGAGACCGGTCAGGCCCACGGCCTGCCGGGGTCCGGCGGCCACCCGGGTGCCGGGCGCCCCGCGGCCGGGCGCACCCAGGACGCGTCGGCCTTCCGCGTCGGCCGGCTGCCGGCCGGTGACAAGACAGTCCGCACCGCCCTGGTCAGGAAGAACGGCAAGCCGCTGACCCTGCGGTTCGTGCTGCCCGACGGCGCGGCCTCCGAGCAGCTGCGTACCGTGGGCCGCCGGATCGCCGCCATGCTCGCCAAGATCGGCGTGCAGACCTCCGTCCAGCGGGTCTCCGACGCCAGCTACTTCCAGGACCACATCGCCTCCGGCGATTACGACCTGGCGCTGTACTCCTGGCCCGGCACCGCCTACCCGGCGACCGACGCCCGCCCGATCTACGCCAAGCCGCAGCCCGCGCCGGACGGCTCGCTGACCGTCGAGCAGAACTACACCCGGGTCGGCAGCGACCGCATCGACCAGCTCTTCGACCAGGCGGCCTCCGAGCTGGACGAGGACTCCGCGCGCACGCTCGTGGAGCAGGCCGACGCCCGCATCTGGGCGGCCGCCGGGTCGATCCCGCTCTACCAGCGGCCCGAGCTGGTGGCCACGAAGAAGTCGCTGGCGAACGTCGGCGCCTTCGGCTTCGCCACACCGCGCTTCCAGGACATCGGCTACACGAAATAG